In the Flavisolibacter tropicus genome, one interval contains:
- a CDS encoding VCBS repeat-containing protein yields the protein MIIRSIFKNTLIVVKQCAIVIHKWQLGATALLVFLYACSNESETTYVPPSDPLFSQMASGQTGIAFINKVTDDSSMNVFNYRNFYNGGGVAIGDINNDGLSDIYFTSNQQNNHLYLNKGNWAFTDITEKAGVGGQMAWSTGVTMADVNADGWLDIYVCNSGNIQGDKRKNELFINNHNNTFTEQAQQYNLADSGGYHTHAAFFDYDKDGDLDVYLLNNSYYPVDKITNRNIRNVRDPFAGDKLLRNDNGHFTDVSEQAGIYGSLIGFGLGVTIGDVNGDYWPDIYVSNDFFEKDYLYINQKNGTFKEDVDSCMEHTSQSSMGADLADINNDGWADIFSTDMLPESDERLKTTTRFDDFDFFNSKVKGSFHKQFLQNCLQLNNGNETFSEIAAFAGVNATDWSWGALLFDFDNDGWKDIFVSNGIYKDLTNQDYIDFLQSAATREKVIQAGRFDVAAFLDKLPSTPIPNYAFVNERNLQFANQSYTLGLGQPSFSNGAAYGDLDNDGDLDLVVNNVNQPAFIYRNNQERKAGNNYLRIKFKGSGQNTMGIGSQVKLWLGKEEIVYEQMLTRGFESSVDPVMCIGIGKAKVVDSMEVVWPNLKRQVLKGIRSNQTITLDQQHANQQAYPIPVGKALFSLAGSDLFSGDFLHHENAFIDFDRERLIPKMISTEGPKMAIGDVNGDGLEDVILGSAKEDSMKLFIQTGGRWKQSVQKAFERDKDYENIGLELADVDGDGDLDLLAASGGNEDVVGAYTLTPRLYLNDGKGNFSRSLDKLPSISVNVSCIRTVDVDNDGDLDVFIGGRSVPGMYGEIPQSYLLINDGKGVFKDVTSANAPALQKIGMVTDAKWVDFNGDGFKDLVVAGDWMPVMISINQHGILTEPRALSQSAGWWNTLTIADVDGDGDSDIIAGNQGLNSKIKVSPDKPGMLYIGDFDKNGQEECIPVYYKSDGKAYPFYLKGDLVQQLPSLKKKFLHYAAYAGKTMDEVLSPEQLKSAKQLKVEEFQTCLFINEGKSGFKKLPLPSVAQLAPVYSILVLDYNSDGNKDIIMGGNFFGLKPEVGRLDASYGVLLKGVGQGRFEFIPNLLSGLKVKDETRDIQLLKAANQKSYIVFARNNESIQIYKAN from the coding sequence TTGATTATTCGTTCAATTTTTAAGAATACCTTAATTGTAGTGAAGCAGTGTGCTATTGTGATCCATAAATGGCAACTTGGAGCAACAGCCCTACTAGTGTTCTTGTATGCTTGCAGCAATGAATCTGAAACGACTTATGTGCCTCCAAGCGATCCTCTTTTTTCACAAATGGCATCAGGACAAACAGGAATTGCTTTTATCAACAAGGTAACAGATGATAGCTCGATGAATGTATTTAACTACCGCAACTTTTATAATGGAGGCGGGGTAGCTATTGGAGATATTAACAACGATGGTTTAAGTGATATTTATTTTACTTCCAACCAGCAGAACAATCATTTGTATTTGAATAAAGGAAACTGGGCCTTTACCGATATTACTGAAAAAGCAGGAGTGGGCGGCCAAATGGCCTGGAGTACCGGGGTAACTATGGCAGATGTAAATGCTGATGGCTGGCTGGATATCTATGTTTGCAACTCTGGAAACATACAAGGCGATAAGAGAAAGAACGAACTGTTTATCAATAATCACAATAATACATTCACAGAGCAGGCGCAACAATATAATTTGGCGGATTCCGGCGGCTATCATACACATGCTGCCTTCTTTGATTATGATAAAGATGGCGATCTAGATGTATACTTATTGAATAACTCTTACTATCCAGTAGACAAAATAACCAACAGGAATATCCGAAATGTTAGAGATCCATTTGCGGGTGACAAGCTGCTTAGAAATGATAATGGTCACTTTACGGATGTTAGTGAACAAGCCGGTATCTATGGTAGTCTGATTGGGTTTGGATTGGGCGTTACCATTGGAGATGTAAACGGGGACTATTGGCCAGACATTTATGTGTCAAATGACTTTTTTGAAAAGGACTATTTATACATTAACCAAAAGAACGGCACCTTTAAAGAGGATGTGGATTCTTGTATGGAACACACGTCTCAGAGCAGTATGGGTGCTGATTTAGCCGATATCAATAATGATGGATGGGCTGATATCTTCAGTACGGATATGCTGCCGGAAAGTGATGAGCGATTGAAAACCACCACCCGTTTTGATGATTTTGATTTCTTTAATTCGAAAGTAAAGGGTTCCTTTCATAAGCAGTTTCTTCAAAACTGCTTGCAGTTGAATAATGGTAACGAAACCTTTTCTGAAATAGCAGCCTTTGCCGGTGTAAATGCTACCGATTGGAGTTGGGGTGCATTACTATTTGACTTTGACAACGATGGATGGAAAGATATTTTTGTTAGTAATGGCATCTATAAAGATCTAACGAATCAAGACTATATTGATTTCCTGCAAAGTGCTGCCACCCGCGAGAAAGTGATACAGGCAGGTCGTTTTGATGTTGCCGCGTTTTTAGATAAACTTCCTTCTACACCAATACCCAACTATGCATTTGTAAATGAGAGAAACCTGCAGTTTGCCAATCAATCCTATACATTAGGCCTGGGGCAGCCATCATTTAGTAATGGTGCTGCCTACGGTGATTTGGATAATGATGGAGATTTAGACCTGGTTGTCAATAATGTCAATCAGCCTGCCTTTATATACCGCAATAACCAGGAACGGAAAGCTGGTAATAACTATCTCCGCATAAAATTTAAGGGTAGTGGACAGAATACAATGGGTATCGGATCTCAAGTAAAACTTTGGTTAGGGAAGGAAGAGATTGTTTATGAGCAAATGCTTACCCGGGGATTTGAAAGCAGTGTAGATCCTGTTATGTGTATTGGTATTGGGAAAGCCAAAGTGGTTGATTCAATGGAAGTAGTGTGGCCTAATTTAAAAAGGCAAGTACTGAAAGGCATACGATCTAATCAAACAATTACTCTAGATCAGCAACATGCCAATCAACAAGCCTATCCTATACCTGTAGGTAAGGCCTTATTTTCATTGGCTGGTTCAGATTTGTTTTCTGGTGATTTCTTGCATCATGAAAACGCCTTTATAGATTTTGACCGTGAGCGGCTCATTCCAAAAATGATTTCTACCGAGGGGCCAAAGATGGCTATTGGGGATGTAAATGGAGATGGTTTAGAAGATGTGATTTTAGGTTCTGCCAAAGAGGATTCCATGAAACTATTTATTCAAACAGGTGGAAGATGGAAGCAGTCCGTTCAGAAAGCTTTTGAACGAGATAAGGATTACGAGAATATTGGACTTGAGTTGGCGGATGTAGATGGAGATGGAGATCTGGACCTTTTAGCAGCCTCGGGGGGCAATGAGGATGTCGTAGGTGCTTATACGCTTACTCCTCGGTTATACCTCAATGATGGAAAGGGCAACTTCTCCAGGTCATTAGACAAATTACCTTCTATTTCGGTAAATGTCAGTTGTATACGTACTGTTGATGTTGATAATGATGGCGACTTAGATGTTTTTATTGGGGGAAGAAGCGTGCCTGGTATGTATGGCGAAATACCTCAAAGCTATTTGCTAATCAATGATGGGAAAGGGGTTTTTAAAGATGTAACATCTGCAAATGCCCCTGCACTACAAAAAATAGGAATGGTTACTGATGCCAAGTGGGTAGATTTTAATGGTGATGGGTTTAAAGATCTTGTGGTGGCAGGCGATTGGATGCCCGTAATGATCAGTATAAATCAGCATGGTATTCTTACTGAACCGCGTGCTTTGTCTCAGAGCGCGGGTTGGTGGAATACTTTAACAATCGCAGATGTTGATGGTGATGGTGACTCGGATATCATTGCAGGAAACCAAGGGCTAAATTCAAAAATAAAGGTCAGTCCTGATAAGCCCGGAATGCTTTATATCGGTGATTTTGATAAAAATGGTCAGGAAGAATGTATCCCTGTTTATTATAAGTCTGACGGGAAGGCCTATCCCTTCTACTTAAAAGGCGACCTGGTGCAACAACTACCTTCTCTGAAAAAGAAGTTTCTGCATTATGCCGCGTATGCTGGCAAAACCATGGATGAGGTATTGAGTCCTGAACAGTTGAAGTCTGCTAAACAATTGAAGGTGGAGGAGTTTCAGACCTGCCTGTTTATCAATGAGGGTAAATCTGGTTTTAAGAAATTGCCTTTGCCTTCTGTGGCCCAATTGGCCCCGGTTTATAGCATTTTGGTATTGGATTATAATAGTGATGGTAATAAGGATATTATTATGGGAGGTAACTTCTTTGGATTAAAACCAGAAGTTGGGCGTTTGGACGCTAGTTATGGCGTACTATTAAAAGGAGTAGGGCAAGGCCGTTTTGAATTTATTCCCAATTTGCTTTCTGGCTTAAAAGTAAAAGACGAAACAAGAGATATTCAGTTGTTAAAGGCCGCCAATCAAAAGAGCTATATAGTCTTTGCCCGGAATAATGAAAGTATACAGATCTATAAAGCGAACTAA
- a CDS encoding CRTAC1 family protein translates to MKVYRSIKRTKTILAIGSCLLSLLLSCKGKEAQLFASLPSHATSITFRNEVHDNDSLNILDYLYFYNGGGVAIGDINNDGLQDIYFTANKAGGNRLYLNKGRFQFEDITTKAGVAGTADWCTGVTMADVNGDGWLDIYVSAVAGKLGLKGHNALYINNGNNTFSEKSAEYGLGFVGYATQAAFFDFDHDNDLDCYLLNQSDHSVEFYRDTSNRRKVSPKAGDRLYRNDNGHFTDVTMQAGVYSSGLGYGLGLGISDLNNDGWDDIYVGNDFHENDYYYINNQDGTFTESGAKAFGHYSRFSMGNDIADYNNDGMLDMITVDMLPYDEKVLKTYGGEESLDIYQYKITGNGFQNQYSRNCLQVNIDNGKRFSDVALQAGVAATDWSWSPLFADFDNDGIKDLFISNGIQKRMLDLDYIKFVSSSSVQQALLMSHQFDKEVLQQIPDGKCHNFIYKGTKEGAFNDQSEGWGFSQPTVSSGAAYADLDNDGDLDLVVNRSNEEAGIYENRATGMHYLQLSFKGAGKNTMGVGVKAFLFTKEGIQMQELMLTRGFQSSVPALLHFGLDTLSYIDSLVVVWPNNHSQTVKKLATNQRIVIQQKNAVDTFSYTRIFGNKQPMLADVTTSTKLNWGIKKMCFMILIVSI, encoded by the coding sequence ATGAAAGTATACAGATCTATAAAGCGAACTAAAACAATACTCGCAATTGGCAGTTGTTTACTTAGCTTGCTGCTTTCTTGCAAAGGCAAGGAGGCGCAGCTTTTTGCGTCCTTGCCATCACATGCTACAAGTATTACTTTCAGAAACGAAGTACATGATAACGATAGCCTCAATATTTTAGATTACCTCTATTTCTATAATGGAGGTGGAGTAGCTATTGGTGATATTAATAATGACGGTCTACAGGATATTTATTTCACAGCGAATAAAGCAGGGGGAAATCGTCTTTATTTAAACAAGGGTCGATTTCAATTTGAAGATATTACCACAAAAGCAGGTGTCGCGGGAACTGCTGATTGGTGTACCGGTGTAACCATGGCAGATGTGAATGGGGATGGATGGTTGGATATCTATGTGTCGGCTGTAGCAGGAAAATTAGGGTTAAAAGGACACAATGCTTTATATATCAATAACGGTAACAACACGTTTAGTGAAAAATCGGCTGAATATGGACTAGGCTTTGTTGGATACGCTACACAAGCCGCTTTTTTCGATTTTGATCACGACAATGATCTGGATTGTTACTTACTGAACCAATCCGATCACTCGGTCGAATTTTACCGTGATACGTCTAACCGGCGAAAGGTAAGTCCAAAAGCAGGTGATCGTTTATATCGAAATGATAATGGACATTTTACAGACGTTACAATGCAAGCCGGCGTTTATTCCAGTGGTTTAGGTTATGGATTAGGCCTGGGAATAAGCGATTTGAACAATGATGGGTGGGATGACATTTATGTAGGAAACGACTTTCATGAGAATGACTACTACTACATAAATAATCAAGATGGAACGTTTACGGAAAGTGGAGCAAAAGCTTTTGGGCATTACAGCCGCTTTAGTATGGGAAATGACATTGCCGATTATAATAATGACGGCATGCTGGATATGATAACTGTAGATATGTTGCCTTATGATGAAAAGGTATTGAAGACTTATGGAGGTGAAGAGTCCTTAGATATTTACCAGTATAAAATAACGGGTAATGGATTTCAGAATCAATATTCACGGAATTGCCTGCAAGTAAACATTGACAACGGTAAGCGGTTTAGTGATGTGGCCTTACAAGCTGGCGTTGCTGCAACCGATTGGAGCTGGAGTCCATTATTTGCTGACTTTGATAATGATGGTATTAAAGACCTCTTCATCAGCAATGGCATTCAAAAGCGAATGCTGGATCTGGACTACATCAAGTTTGTTTCTTCATCTTCTGTTCAGCAAGCCTTACTAATGTCGCACCAGTTTGATAAAGAGGTGTTACAACAAATACCGGATGGCAAGTGTCATAATTTTATTTATAAAGGCACTAAAGAAGGGGCATTCAATGATCAGTCGGAAGGCTGGGGCTTTTCACAACCTACTGTATCAAGCGGGGCTGCCTATGCGGACTTAGATAATGATGGAGATTTAGACCTGGTAGTCAATCGCTCAAATGAGGAAGCCGGTATTTATGAAAATAGGGCAACGGGTATGCATTACTTGCAGCTAAGTTTTAAAGGTGCTGGTAAGAATACAATGGGGGTGGGCGTAAAAGCATTTTTATTTACAAAAGAAGGGATACAAATGCAGGAGCTAATGCTTACAAGAGGGTTTCAATCTTCTGTTCCGGCACTATTGCATTTTGGCTTAGATACACTTTCATATATAGACAGCTTAGTGGTTGTGTGGCCCAATAACCATAGTCAAACCGTTAAGAAACTAGCTACCAATCAGCGAATAGTGATTCAACAAAAGAATGCCGTTGATACGTTTTCTTACACTAGAATCTTTGGAAATAAACAGCCAATGTTGGCAGATGTGACCACCAGTACAAAACTTAATTGGGGCATAAAGAAAATGTGTTTTATGATTTTAATCGTCAGTATTTAA